In one window of Xiphophorus hellerii strain 12219 chromosome 23, Xiphophorus_hellerii-4.1, whole genome shotgun sequence DNA:
- the LOC116713877 gene encoding uncharacterized protein LOC116713877 isoform X3 codes for MYHCGVAKDDKDTSREKSKPIAEAENTGDSRNYYTVACLLSAALAFCLAIMAFLIYLVIEINKQLKGSCNDTVALQAHEPSKGNPESQKSHENLVYSSVSTRRKASKKRTGATAAEEQDVIYTEVNVHGV; via the exons ATGTATCACTGTGGTGTGGCAAAGGATGACAAGGACACATCTAGAGAAAAATCAAAGCCTATCGCTGAAG CAGAAAACACAGGAGATTCAAGAAATTACTATACAGTCGCCTGTCTACTGAGTGCTGCGTTGGCTTTCTGTCTGGCTATTATGGCCTTCCTCATATACTTAGTCATAGAAATTAATAAGCAGTTAAAAGGCTCTTGCAATG aCACAGTTGCGCTGCAAGCACATGAACCAAGCAAAGGAAATCCAGAAAGTCAGAAG TCACATGAGAACTTGGTTTATTCATCAGTTTCTACAAGAAGAAAAGCCAGCAAAAAAAGAACAGGGGCCACAGCAGCTGAAGAGCAAGATGTCATCTACACAGAAGTTAATGTTCATGGGGTCTGA
- the LOC116713877 gene encoding uncharacterized protein LOC116713877 isoform X2, with product MLLIYLLLMLKDGRCKDHPIMDTQTVNVGGLVKITCSRRSAGEIIWMRIDSGNSAENLANTGNMYPHIKFETDVGIWVLKITNASLNDSGIYFCLRNYQENKIFMKLTYLTVKESAVTTVPTSVPPHLHDSVTLHCSALRDSRNKSCPEDENLLCFRAESIQTFPGFNSTDNAEESGFKFNSEGCLYSYFKNSSLSDAQMYHCGVAKDDKDTSREKSKPIAEENTGDSRNYYTVACLLSAALAFCLAIMAFLIYLVIEINKQLKGSCNDTVALQAHEPSKGNPESQKSHENLVYSSVSTRRKASKKRTGATAAEEQDVIYTEVNVHGV from the exons atgcttttaatttatttactcttGATGCTCAAAGATGGTC GTTGTAAAGATCATCCCATTATGGATACACAAACTGTAAATGTTGGAGGACTTGTGAAGATCACATGTTCACGCAGGTCTGCTGGAGAAATAATTTGGATGAGGATAGATTCTGGAAATTCTGCTGAAAATCTTGCGAATACTGGGAATATGTATCCTCATATTAAATTTGAGACAGATGTCGGAATATGGGTGTTAAAGATAACGAATGCAAGTTTAAATGATTCTggaatttatttctgtcttaGAAATTATCAGGAAAACAAGATATTTATGAAACTGACATATCTGACAGTTAAAG AATCTGCTGTCACCACAGTGCCCACATCTGTTCCACCTCATCTCCATGACTCAGTGACTCTCCATTGTTCAGCCCTCCGTGACTCTCGAAATAAATCATGTCCTGAAGATGAGAATTTGCTCTGTTTTAGAGCCGAATCAATTCAGACTTTTCCAGGTTTCAACTCCACTGACAATGCAGAGGAAAGTGGATTTAAATTTAACTCTGAAGGATGTCTCTACAGCTATTTCAAGAACTCCAGCTTGTCTGATGCTCAGATGTATCACTGTGGTGTGGCAAAGGATGACAAGGACACATCTAGAGAAAAATCAAAGCCTATCGCTGAAG AAAACACAGGAGATTCAAGAAATTACTATACAGTCGCCTGTCTACTGAGTGCTGCGTTGGCTTTCTGTCTGGCTATTATGGCCTTCCTCATATACTTAGTCATAGAAATTAATAAGCAGTTAAAAGGCTCTTGCAATG aCACAGTTGCGCTGCAAGCACATGAACCAAGCAAAGGAAATCCAGAAAGTCAGAAG TCACATGAGAACTTGGTTTATTCATCAGTTTCTACAAGAAGAAAAGCCAGCAAAAAAAGAACAGGGGCCACAGCAGCTGAAGAGCAAGATGTCATCTACACAGAAGTTAATGTTCATGGGGTCTGA
- the LOC116713877 gene encoding uncharacterized protein LOC116713877 isoform X1: protein MLLIYLLLMLKDGRCKDHPIMDTQTVNVGGLVKITCSRRSAGEIIWMRIDSGNSAENLANTGNMYPHIKFETDVGIWVLKITNASLNDSGIYFCLRNYQENKIFMKLTYLTVKESAVTTVPTSVPPHLHDSVTLHCSALRDSRNKSCPEDENLLCFRAESIQTFPGFNSTDNAEESGFKFNSEGCLYSYFKNSSLSDAQMYHCGVAKDDKDTSREKSKPIAEAENTGDSRNYYTVACLLSAALAFCLAIMAFLIYLVIEINKQLKGSCNDTVALQAHEPSKGNPESQKSHENLVYSSVSTRRKASKKRTGATAAEEQDVIYTEVNVHGV from the exons atgcttttaatttatttactcttGATGCTCAAAGATGGTC GTTGTAAAGATCATCCCATTATGGATACACAAACTGTAAATGTTGGAGGACTTGTGAAGATCACATGTTCACGCAGGTCTGCTGGAGAAATAATTTGGATGAGGATAGATTCTGGAAATTCTGCTGAAAATCTTGCGAATACTGGGAATATGTATCCTCATATTAAATTTGAGACAGATGTCGGAATATGGGTGTTAAAGATAACGAATGCAAGTTTAAATGATTCTggaatttatttctgtcttaGAAATTATCAGGAAAACAAGATATTTATGAAACTGACATATCTGACAGTTAAAG AATCTGCTGTCACCACAGTGCCCACATCTGTTCCACCTCATCTCCATGACTCAGTGACTCTCCATTGTTCAGCCCTCCGTGACTCTCGAAATAAATCATGTCCTGAAGATGAGAATTTGCTCTGTTTTAGAGCCGAATCAATTCAGACTTTTCCAGGTTTCAACTCCACTGACAATGCAGAGGAAAGTGGATTTAAATTTAACTCTGAAGGATGTCTCTACAGCTATTTCAAGAACTCCAGCTTGTCTGATGCTCAGATGTATCACTGTGGTGTGGCAAAGGATGACAAGGACACATCTAGAGAAAAATCAAAGCCTATCGCTGAAG CAGAAAACACAGGAGATTCAAGAAATTACTATACAGTCGCCTGTCTACTGAGTGCTGCGTTGGCTTTCTGTCTGGCTATTATGGCCTTCCTCATATACTTAGTCATAGAAATTAATAAGCAGTTAAAAGGCTCTTGCAATG aCACAGTTGCGCTGCAAGCACATGAACCAAGCAAAGGAAATCCAGAAAGTCAGAAG TCACATGAGAACTTGGTTTATTCATCAGTTTCTACAAGAAGAAAAGCCAGCAAAAAAAGAACAGGGGCCACAGCAGCTGAAGAGCAAGATGTCATCTACACAGAAGTTAATGTTCATGGGGTCTGA